Within the Pseudomonas putida genome, the region CTTCATGGCCACCACCGCTCCGCCAGCGCGCATCTGGCGCTTGCACAGTGCGTGCTGCGGGTGGCTTTCCAGCCCCGGGTAATAGACCTGCTCGATCTGCGGATGGCTTTCCAGGAAGCGTGCCACCTGCAGGGCATTGGCACACTGACGCTCCATGCGCACGTCGAGGGTTTTCAGGCCGCGCAAGGCCAGGTAACAGTCGAACGGGCCCTGGATCGCCCCCACGGCCATGCTGATCTTGCGCAGGCGCCCCAGCAATTCATCGTTGGCAGCCACCACCACGCCGCCGGTCAGGTCGGAGTGGCCGCCAATGTATTTGCTGGCCGAATGCATCACCAGGTCCACACCCAGGGTGATCGGCCGCTGGTTCCACGGCGAGCAGAAGGTGTTGTCGATGCAGGTGAGAATACCCCGCGCCCGAGCAAGGTCGCAGACCGCCTTGATGTCGACCAGGTGCAGCAATGGGTTGGTCGGCGACTCGATCCAGATCAACTGGGTTTCGGGTTTGATCGCCGCCGCTACGGCCGCCACATCGTTGAGGTCGACATAGGTGGTGGTAATGCCCGAGGTGCGTGCTCGGTAGTCTTCAAGAATGCGGAAGGTGCCGCCGTATACACCGTTCATCACCACCACATGAGCGTCCTTGGGGAGCAGCTCCAGCACCGTGGCGGTGGCGTTTACACCGGAGGCACATGCCACCGCGCCCACACCCTCTTCAAGTGCCGCGACACAACTTTCATAGGCATGCCGGGTCGGGTTGCCCACCCGGCTGTAGGCGTATTCCGGGTTGTCATCGAGGCTGCGCTTGATATACGAGCTGGCGGTGTAGATAGGCGGGAAGATCGCGTTGTCGGCGACACTGAACTGTTCACCGGCGTGAATGGTACGGGTGGCGAAATTGCGCGGCTTGTCGGACATGGTCAGGCCCATTTGGCAGATGTAAGTGCGCAACTATCGCACAATCACCTGCCGCCACAACGCCCGTGGTGGCGGGAATTTTTTCTATCGTTGGGGTAATCTGGGGAATATTTTACTGACCGCCAGCGGGTTTCCATGGACAGTTTCGACCAGCACATCCTCACCCTGCTCCAGCGCGACGCGTCGCTCTCGCTCAAGGATTTGGCCGAAGCCGTCAACCTGTCCACCACCCCCTGCTGGAAGCGGGTCAAGCGCCTGGAAGAGGACGGCTACATCCTCGGCCGCGTCGCCCTGCTCGACCCCGACCGCCTGGGCCTGGGCCTGACGGTGTTCGTCCAGCTCAAGACCCAGCGCCACGACAGTGCCTGGTTGGAGCAATTCGCCGAGACGGTGAAAGGCTTCGAGGAGGTGATGGAGTTCTATCGCATGTCCGGGGACTGGGATTACATGCTGCGGGTGGTGGTGGGCGATATCGCTGCCTACGACCGGTTCTATAAAAAGCTGATCACCAGCACCGACGGGCTCTCCAACATCACGTCCAGCTTTGCCATGGAACAGATGAAATACACCACGGCTTACCCGGTCCACAGGCCCTGATCGGTGCCAGCTCAGCACCCCTTCACTGCGCCGCCACCGCTTCGATCCGGTTCCCCGCCTTGGCCTTCTCGAGCCGAATCGCAATGAATTTGGAGGTCGGCGTATAGGTGCCTTCGCCGTAACTTTCCAGCGGCACCAGCGGGTTGGTCTCCGGGTAGTAGGCCGCCGCCTGCCCATCAGGGATGTCGTAGGGCACCAGGCGGAACCCCGACACCTGGCGTTCGACACCGTCCTCCCACAGCGACACCAGATCGACATGCTCACCCGGCTCGAAGCCCAGGCGGCGGATGTCGGCCTCGCTGACGAACACCACTTCCCGCAGGCCAAACACGCCCCGGTAACGATCGTCCAGCCCATACAGCGTGGTGTTGTACTGGTCGTGCGAACGCATCGTCTGCAGGATGAGGTCCGGCTTGTCGCCACGGGCGAGCACCTGGGCGTTGACCAGATGCTCGGGCAACGGGCTGGCACTGAAGCGCGCCTTGCCGGTTGCCGTGCGCCAGTTGCGCTCGGCAGCACTGTTGCCCAGGTGGAAACCACCTGGGTGCTGCAGCCGCTCGTTGAAGTTGGCGAAACCGGGGATGACATCGGCGATCATGCTGCGAATACGGCCATAGTCGGCCACCGCGTATTCCCAATCGATGGGCTTGTTGCCCAGCGTGGCCTTGGCCATGCCGGCGATGATCCAGGGTTCGGACCGCATGTGGGGTGAACGCGGGCGCAGCTGGCCATGGGAGATATGCACCATGCTGAAGGTGTCTTCCACGGTCACGCCCTGCGGCCCGCCGGCCTGCATGTCGATCTCGGTGCGCCCCAGGCAGGGCAGGATCAGCGCATCGCGGCCAGTGACCAGGTGCGAACGGTTGAGTTTGGTGGATATCTGCACCGTCAGCGCACAGTTGCGCAGGGCCGCGTGGGTGCGGGGCGTATCCGGCGTCGCCTGGGCGAAGTTGCCACCCAGCGCGATGAACACCTTGGCGCGCTGTTGCTCCATGGCCTGGATCGCCAGCACCGCGTTATGCCCATGGGCGCGAGGTACGCGGAACTGGAAGCGTTTTTCCAAGGCATCGAGCAACGCCGCCTTGGGTTTCTCGTCGATCCCCATGGTGCGGTCGCCTTGCACGTTGCTGTGGCCACGCACTGGCGAAAGGCCCGCGCCGGGCTTGCCGACGTTGCCGCGCAACAGCTGCAGGTTGACGATTTCCTGCACGGTAGGCACCGAGTGACGGTGCTGGGTGACGCCCATCGCCCAGCACATGATCACCCGCTCGGCCTTGCGGTACATGCGCGCCGCCAGCTCGATCTCGGCCAGGGTCAGGCCGGACTGCTCGACGATATGGTCCCACGAGGTGGCATCCACGGCCGCCAGGTAGGCGTCCACACCGCTGGTATGCGCGGCGATGAAGCCATGGTCGAATACCGCTGGTTCCCCCTTGGCCTGGGCTTCGCGCTCCCATTGCAGCAGGTACTTGGCAATGCCGCGCATGGCCGCCATGTCGCCGCCCAGGGCTGGGCGGAAGTAGGCGGTATTGGTCGGTTCGGAGCCGTTGCTGAGCATTTCGAACGGGTGCTGCGGGTGCTGGAAGCGCTCCAGGCCCCGCTCTTTGAGCGGGTTGAAACACACCACCTGGGCGCCGCGCTTGACCGCTTCACGCAGCGGTTCGAGCATGCGCGGGTGGTTGGTACCGGGGTTCTGGCCAATGACGAAGATCGCATCGGCCAGCTCCAGGTCATGGAACACGACCGTGCCCTTGCCTACGCCGAGGGTTTCCGACATGCCCACGCCACTGGCCTCGTGGCACATGTTCGAGCAGTCGGGGAAGTTGTTGGTGCCGTAGGCGCGGACGAACAACTGGTAGAGGAATGCCGCTTCGTTGCTGGCCCGGCCGGAGGTGTAGAACTCAGCCTCATCGGGCGATTCCAGCGCCTGCAAGTGCCGGGCGATCAAGGCAAAGGCCTCTTCCCAAGTGGTTTGCACATAGTGATCGGTGGCAGCGTCGTAACGCATCGGGTGCGTGAGGCGGCCTTGGTATTCGAGCCAGTAGTCGGTCTGGTCCTTCAGCGCGCTTACGCTGTATTTGGCGAAGAAGGCCGGGTCGACCGAGCGACCGGTCGCTTCCCAGTTGACCGCCTTGGCGCCGTTTTCGCAGAACTTGACCATGTCGCTTTCCGGCGACTCGCCCCAGGCGCAGCCGGGGCAGTCGAACCCGCCGTTCTGGTTGGTCTTGAGCATGGCCCGCAGGTTCTTGAAGGCGTTGTCACTGCCCAGCCAGCTCTTGGTCACGCTCTTGAGCGCGCCCCAGCCGGCGGCAGGCCCCTTGTAGTCCCTGATATGTTCGTCCTGGCTCATGCGGTCAATCCTCACGCGGGCATCGAATAGTGCAACGGATCGTGTCGTCCGCTGCTTTTTTCCAGCCTATGGAGACAGTCGGGGTGCCGTCCAATCGAAATGTCTTACGGGGTGATAGGCCGTTTCGATGATGGGGTGCACTTGGCGCCATGCACCGCGGTGGGCCGTGATAGATGAGATTGATCAAACGGTCGGGCAAAGCAATTTGACGGCGAACACCGCAGGTTATAGCGTGGAACCAGTCCCCCTCCCTTGCCGAGCGCGAACGTGGAACAGAACAGCCGGGCCCTGATCGACGGCTTCAACCGGAAAATCGACTACCTGCGGATGTCGGTCACGGACCGCTGCGACTTCCGTTGTGTCTATTGCATGGCCGAAGACATGCAGTTCCTGCCGCGCCAGCAGATCCTCAGCCTTGAGGAACTGTTCCAGGTAGCCGAACGCTTCGTCGCCTTAGGCACCCGCAAGATCCGCCTTACCGGTGGCGAGCCGCTGGTACGCCAGGGCATCGTCGACCTGTGCGGGCGCATTGCCGCCCTGCCCGGCCTGCGAGAGCTGTGCATGACCAGCAACGGCTCGCAGCTCCCGCGCCTGGCCCAGCCGCTGTTCGACGCAGGCCTGTCACGCCTGAACATCAGCCTCGACAGCCTCGATGCAGAACGTTTCAAGCAACTGACCCGCACCGGCGACCTGGCCCAGGTGATTGCCGGTATCGACGCGGCCCGCCGCGCGGGGTTTCAGCGCATCAAACTCAATTGCGTGGTGCTCAAGGGGCGTAACGACGATGAGCTGGTCGACCTGGTGCGCTTTGCCATCGACCGCGAACTGGACATCACCTTCATCGAAGAAATGCCGCTGGGCGTGATCAGCGAGCACGAACGCGGCGAGTCGTTCTGCTCCAGTGACGAAGTACGCGCGCGGCTGGCCGAACATTTCACCCTGATCGAATCGACCGAGTCGTCCCAGGGCCCGGCGCGCTACTGGCGCCTGGCAGAAGCGCCGAGCACCCGTGTCGGCTTCATCTCGCCGCACAGCCACAACTTCTGCGCCACCTGCAACCGTGTGCGCCTGACCGTCGAAGGCCGGCTGTTGTTGTGCCTGGGCAATGAACATTCGATGGACCTCAAACAGGTGCTGCGTGCCCACCCGGGTGATGCCGAGCGGCTGGAAAAAGCCATCCGCGATTCGCTGCACCTCAAGCCCTATCGCCATCATTTCGAGGTCGGTGGCGATGTGCAGATCCTGCGCTTCATGAACATGACCGGCGGCTGACCCGCCGTCTCTGGATCGCCATGATCGTCCACTCCCGCCCCGACGTGTTGCGCGTGCTGTTCACCCTCAAGGGTTCGATCGTCAAGCGCATTGCCTTGCGCTGCCTGACGGTCACCTTGCTCGCCGCCCTGATCGTGCTGGTCGAACGCCACTTCCCGGCGTTTTTCTACCCCGTCAGCGCTACCCCCTTCACGCTGCTTGGCCTGTCGCTGTCGATCTTCATGAGCTTTCGCAACAACGCCTGTTACGACCGTTGGTGGGAGGGGCGCAAGGCCTGGGGGAAGATGATCATCGAGGCCCGCTCGTTCATACGTGAAAGCGGGGTGATCACCGATGAAAAGCTGCGCGCCGAGTTGCTGCGCAGCCTGTGCGGCTTTGCCCATGCGCTCAATGCCCGGTTGCGCAATGAGGATGAAGTGGCCGCCGCCCGGCCGTGGCTGGCCAACCCTGCTGCGATCCGCGCGCACAATGTCTGCGACGGTATCTTGCAGGAGGTTGGCGCCCACTGCTCACGCCTGGCCGAACAGCAGCACATCAGTGAATGGCGCTACAGCCTGTTGGAGCAACGTCTGGTCGGGCTGTCGGAGGTGCAGGCCACCTGCGAGCGGATCAAGGGCACACCGCTGCCCTTCCCCTATACCCTGCTGCTGCACCGCACCATCTACATCTTCTGCCTGCTACTGCCGTTCGCCCTGGCCGAGCCGCTGGGCTGGCTGGCGCCGCTGTTTACTACCATCGTGGGGTACACCTTCTTCGGGCTGGATGCCATCGGCAATGAACTTGAAGACCCGTTCGGGCGAGACGAGAACGACCTGCCGACCGATGCCATGGTGCGCACGGTCGAGCGGGATGTGCTGGGGGCCTTGGGCGTGGAGCCGCTGCCACCGGCGTTGCAGCCAGTGGAGCATGTGCTGAGCTGACTGGCCCTAGCGCCGGGGCTGTTCAACCGCGCGTTGTGCAGGGCGCGGTGGGCTTGAGGTGCTTCACAAAATTACAAGGCTGGTGCCGCGCATCCAGCTGCTCTGCCAGGATGCCTTCCCACGCCGTGCGGCAGGCACCGGTAGAACCTGGCAGGCAACACACCAGGGTGCCATTGGCCATCCCGGCCGAGGCGCGGCTCTGCAAGGTCGAGCTACCGACATCGAGAATGGACAACGCCCGGAACAGCTCGCCGAAACCGTCGATACGCCGATCGAACAGGCACTCCACCGCTTCGGGTGTGCTGTCCCGGCCGGTGAAGCCGGTGCCGCCGGTGATCAGCACCACCTGCACCTGGTCATCGGCAATCCAGGTGGCCACCTGGGCGCGGACCTTGTACAGGTCGTCCTTGAGCAGCGCGCGCGCCACCAGGCGATGGCCGACCTGCACCGGGCGGCTGGCGAGCAGCTCACCGGAGGTGTCGTTGTCGTAGGTGCGGGTGTCGCTGACCGTCAGAACGGCGATATTGAGCGGAACGAAGACCGCATCGGGTTGAACACGCACAGTGAAGCTCCTTGTATGGCAGGCTCGTTACGCTAGAGACATGACCAGAGCGCGTCCAATCGATATGCCGTACCGCCCGATCAATGACATCTATCGCTGACTTGGTTAAGGTCAGCACACCAAGGCCCCAGGCACTCCCATGGACATCAAGCAGCTCAAGTTTCTAATCGCCCTCGACCAGACCCGCCACTTCGGCCAGGCCGCGGCGCTGTGCCATATCACCCAGCCGACCCTGTCCATGCGCCTGCGCAACCTGGAGGACGAACTGGACCTGGTGCTGGTCAAGCGCGGCCAACGCTTCGAGGGCTTCACCGAAGCCGGCGAGCGCATCCTGGCCTGGGCCCGCACCCTGCTCGCCGCCCATGACGGCCTGCAGGCCGAGGCGGCCAGTTGCCGTGGCCAAGTGGTTGGTAGCCTGCGCTTGGGCACCGTGCCGTTGGCCAGCTTCAACCCCATGCAGTTGCTGCTGCCGCTGCGCGAAAAATACCCGGAGCTGCAGTTTCAGCTCAGCTCCCACAGCACCGAACAGATCATGGATGGCCTGAGCCGCAACCAGCTCGATTTGGGGATCTGCTATCTGGACCAGGTCAACGCCAACTTCTTCGAGGTGATCGAACTGGGCACCACCACCATGGGCCTGCTGCACGATACCCGGCATTTCCAGTTCGAGGCCGACACCTTGCGCTGGGAGGACCTGGGCGAAATCCCTCTGGGCCTGCTGAGCAAGGGGATGCACTACCGTCAGTCGCTCGACCTGAGCTTTCGCAGCCGCAGCCTGGAACCCAATGCCGTGCTGGAAAGCGACTCGAGCTTCCAGTTGGTCCAAGCCATCAATACCGGGGTGTGCTGCGCAATCATGCCGCTCGATTGCGGGTTGGAAGACCTGAGCGAGCACATGCGCATCGTCCCGATCACCGACGCCAGCATCCACAGCCCCGTCGGCCTGCTGCTGCGCCGTAGCGAGCCGCGCTCGGCCATTGCCGAACAGTGCTTTGACGAGGCCCGCACCCTGTTTCAACCCTCCTGAGCCGCAGTCGCCTGGCGGTACTGGCGCGGGGTGAAACCGGTGAGTTGCTTGAACTGCCGGCTGAAGGCGCTGTGGTCGGTGTAGCCGCACTGCAGCGCCACTTCGGTGATCGGCAAGTCGCTGTGCAGCAGCCGATGGGCATGTTCCAGCCGCGCCTTGTGAATCATTTGCCGGGGTGTGAGATGGAACACACGCTTGCAGTAACGCTCCAGTTGCGCGACGGAAATGCCGGCAATGCGGGTCAGCTCGCCCATGCTGATCGGCTGGTGAAAGTGCTTACGAATGTGCTCGTCCACCGCGGCCAGGCGTTGATAGGCGGGGTGGCTGTCGGCGGCTGATTGCAGGTCGACCGAAATGCCGACCAAGCCGAGGATCTCGCCCGCCCGGTTGTACAGCGGTCGCTTGTGGGTCAGGCACCAGCCTGCTTCACGGCTGCCGTACAGGTGCAACTCAAGCTGGTCTTCCAGCACCAGCCCATCCTTGAGCACCCGGCGGTCCTGCTCGGTATAGCCGGGGCCCAGTTGCGCCGGGAAGACTTCGGCGCTGGTCTTGCCCAACAGTGGCTGCAGGCGCTTGAGGCCGCAGCGCTGGACCAGGGTGTTGTTGGCCAGCACATAGCGGGCATCCGGATCCTTGATGAAGATCGCGGCGTTGGGGATGGCATCGAGGATCGGCAGCAGCAGGGATACCCCCGCGAGCAGGTCCTGCAGGCTAGCGGGGCGATGCTGGTCGAGGTTCTGGTACAGGGCTGCCAGTGTGGCGTCGGCCATCATTCAATTCTCTAGTAGGGGCACCGGCGCCATCGCCGGCAAAACTCTCAAACCCTTGAACAACAGGGCCTCCAGCCTATCGAGCCTGGTGAATGACGCGCCAGCCTTTTCTACGATTGTGCCGATTTCGTCATCCCCACTGCGGAAAACCATCAAGAACCGTGGCCCCGTTCGGTCCACTCTATGCCCCACGCAAGCCGTCCAAGACCTACAAGAGCGCGGCCCCAGAAGCCGCACCTGGTGACATCAGACCTGCCTATCCAAAACCTACAAAAAGGCGACCCCATGTCAGGCAAATTCAAGAAACAGCTGTCCTTGCTGGACCTCACGTTCATCGGCCTCGGCGCCATCTTCGGCTCCGGCTGGCTGTTCGCCGCCAGCCACGTGTCGGCCATTGCCGGGCCGGCCGGCATCCTCTCCTGGTTCCTCGGCGGCTTCGCCGTACTGCTACTGGGCATCGTGTACTGCGAGCTCGGCGCCGCGCTGCCACGCGCCGGGGGTGTGGTGCGCTACCCGGTGTACTCGCACGGCCCACTGCTCGGCTACCTGATGGGGTTCATCACCCTGATCGCCTTCTCTAGCCTGATCGCCATCGAAGTGGTCGCCTCTCGCCAGTACGCGGCGGCCTGGTTCCCCGGGCTGACCGAGGCCGGCTCCAGTGTCCCCACCGTGCTCGGCTGGTTGGTGCAGTTCGCCCTGCTGGGGCTGTTCTTCTTCCTGAACTACCGCAGCGTCAAGACCTTCGCCAAGGCCAACAACCTGGTCAGCGTGTTCAAGTTCATCGTGCCGCTGCTGGTGATCGGCGTGCTGTTCAGCTTCTTCAAGCCAGAGAACTTCGAGGTCCAGGGCTTCGCCCCGTTCGGCATGTCCGGGGTAGAAATGGCTGTGTCGGCGGGCGGCATCATCTTCGCTTACCTGGGCCTGACACCGATCATCTCGGTGGCAAGCGAAGTCAAGAACCCACAGCGCACCATCCCCATCGCGCTGATCCTCTCCGTGCTGCTGTCCACCGCGATCTATGCGCTGCTGCAACTGGCCTTCCTCGGCAGCGTGCCAACCGAAATGC harbors:
- a CDS encoding trans-sulfuration enzyme family protein → MGLTMSDKPRNFATRTIHAGEQFSVADNAIFPPIYTASSYIKRSLDDNPEYAYSRVGNPTRHAYESCVAALEEGVGAVACASGVNATATVLELLPKDAHVVVMNGVYGGTFRILEDYRARTSGITTTYVDLNDVAAVAAAIKPETQLIWIESPTNPLLHLVDIKAVCDLARARGILTCIDNTFCSPWNQRPITLGVDLVMHSASKYIGGHSDLTGGVVVAANDELLGRLRKISMAVGAIQGPFDCYLALRGLKTLDVRMERQCANALQVARFLESHPQIEQVYYPGLESHPQHALCKRQMRAGGAVVAMKVRNGDRAALNRLVEALQIFVLADSLGGVESMINHSWSMSHNSLSPEQKGLMGISESVLRLSIGIEDYRDLIEDLDGALNASAGM
- a CDS encoding Lrp/AsnC family transcriptional regulator, with protein sequence MDSFDQHILTLLQRDASLSLKDLAEAVNLSTTPCWKRVKRLEEDGYILGRVALLDPDRLGLGLTVFVQLKTQRHDSAWLEQFAETVKGFEEVMEFYRMSGDWDYMLRVVVGDIAAYDRFYKKLITSTDGLSNITSSFAMEQMKYTTAYPVHRP
- a CDS encoding FdhF/YdeP family oxidoreductase, producing MSQDEHIRDYKGPAAGWGALKSVTKSWLGSDNAFKNLRAMLKTNQNGGFDCPGCAWGESPESDMVKFCENGAKAVNWEATGRSVDPAFFAKYSVSALKDQTDYWLEYQGRLTHPMRYDAATDHYVQTTWEEAFALIARHLQALESPDEAEFYTSGRASNEAAFLYQLFVRAYGTNNFPDCSNMCHEASGVGMSETLGVGKGTVVFHDLELADAIFVIGQNPGTNHPRMLEPLREAVKRGAQVVCFNPLKERGLERFQHPQHPFEMLSNGSEPTNTAYFRPALGGDMAAMRGIAKYLLQWEREAQAKGEPAVFDHGFIAAHTSGVDAYLAAVDATSWDHIVEQSGLTLAEIELAARMYRKAERVIMCWAMGVTQHRHSVPTVQEIVNLQLLRGNVGKPGAGLSPVRGHSNVQGDRTMGIDEKPKAALLDALEKRFQFRVPRAHGHNAVLAIQAMEQQRAKVFIALGGNFAQATPDTPRTHAALRNCALTVQISTKLNRSHLVTGRDALILPCLGRTEIDMQAGGPQGVTVEDTFSMVHISHGQLRPRSPHMRSEPWIIAGMAKATLGNKPIDWEYAVADYGRIRSMIADVIPGFANFNERLQHPGGFHLGNSAAERNWRTATGKARFSASPLPEHLVNAQVLARGDKPDLILQTMRSHDQYNTTLYGLDDRYRGVFGLREVVFVSEADIRRLGFEPGEHVDLVSLWEDGVERQVSGFRLVPYDIPDGQAAAYYPETNPLVPLESYGEGTYTPTSKFIAIRLEKAKAGNRIEAVAAQ
- the moaA gene encoding GTP 3',8-cyclase MoaA, which encodes MEQNSRALIDGFNRKIDYLRMSVTDRCDFRCVYCMAEDMQFLPRQQILSLEELFQVAERFVALGTRKIRLTGGEPLVRQGIVDLCGRIAALPGLRELCMTSNGSQLPRLAQPLFDAGLSRLNISLDSLDAERFKQLTRTGDLAQVIAGIDAARRAGFQRIKLNCVVLKGRNDDELVDLVRFAIDRELDITFIEEMPLGVISEHERGESFCSSDEVRARLAEHFTLIESTESSQGPARYWRLAEAPSTRVGFISPHSHNFCATCNRVRLTVEGRLLLCLGNEHSMDLKQVLRAHPGDAERLEKAIRDSLHLKPYRHHFEVGGDVQILRFMNMTGG
- a CDS encoding bestrophin family protein, with translation MIVHSRPDVLRVLFTLKGSIVKRIALRCLTVTLLAALIVLVERHFPAFFYPVSATPFTLLGLSLSIFMSFRNNACYDRWWEGRKAWGKMIIEARSFIRESGVITDEKLRAELLRSLCGFAHALNARLRNEDEVAAARPWLANPAAIRAHNVCDGILQEVGAHCSRLAEQQHISEWRYSLLEQRLVGLSEVQATCERIKGTPLPFPYTLLLHRTIYIFCLLLPFALAEPLGWLAPLFTTIVGYTFFGLDAIGNELEDPFGRDENDLPTDAMVRTVERDVLGALGVEPLPPALQPVEHVLS
- the moaB gene encoding molybdenum cofactor biosynthesis protein B encodes the protein MRVQPDAVFVPLNIAVLTVSDTRTYDNDTSGELLASRPVQVGHRLVARALLKDDLYKVRAQVATWIADDQVQVVLITGGTGFTGRDSTPEAVECLFDRRIDGFGELFRALSILDVGSSTLQSRASAGMANGTLVCCLPGSTGACRTAWEGILAEQLDARHQPCNFVKHLKPTAPCTTRG
- a CDS encoding LysR family transcriptional regulator, yielding MDIKQLKFLIALDQTRHFGQAAALCHITQPTLSMRLRNLEDELDLVLVKRGQRFEGFTEAGERILAWARTLLAAHDGLQAEAASCRGQVVGSLRLGTVPLASFNPMQLLLPLREKYPELQFQLSSHSTEQIMDGLSRNQLDLGICYLDQVNANFFEVIELGTTTMGLLHDTRHFQFEADTLRWEDLGEIPLGLLSKGMHYRQSLDLSFRSRSLEPNAVLESDSSFQLVQAINTGVCCAIMPLDCGLEDLSEHMRIVPITDASIHSPVGLLLRRSEPRSAIAEQCFDEARTLFQPS
- a CDS encoding AraC family transcriptional regulator yields the protein MADATLAALYQNLDQHRPASLQDLLAGVSLLLPILDAIPNAAIFIKDPDARYVLANNTLVQRCGLKRLQPLLGKTSAEVFPAQLGPGYTEQDRRVLKDGLVLEDQLELHLYGSREAGWCLTHKRPLYNRAGEILGLVGISVDLQSAADSHPAYQRLAAVDEHIRKHFHQPISMGELTRIAGISVAQLERYCKRVFHLTPRQMIHKARLEHAHRLLHSDLPITEVALQCGYTDHSAFSRQFKQLTGFTPRQYRQATAAQEG